Below is a genomic region from Miscanthus floridulus cultivar M001 chromosome 1, ASM1932011v1, whole genome shotgun sequence.
GGCGAGGACCCGGCCAGTGATGCCAGAGGGCACCGGCACGGCCCCTGTCGCCGCGTGCTCTCCGGTGTCCATGCTGGCCGCGACAGCCCCGGAACGCCGCGCCAGTGCAGATGGCACGTGAAACTCGTCGCCGTCGAAGCACCTCAGCAGGATGAAgtcttcggcggcggcggcggtgtattTGGCCATTGGCTGCGCCGTCGTCGATCTCTACACGCATATACACACTGCTGCAAGCTGATAAGAGGCGCCTCGGAATTTATGGAACTGTTGGTGTAGCCACGCGATGCTATCTGTTGATGGAAACCATGGAGGTGCTCATTGTTTGCATCGATCAGCACATTAAAGTGGCGGTCCCAAGAGCACAAATCTTTGCATAATACTTTCCCCCCTTCAACGTGTCAGTGTCACTGCGCAATGCACGTTCTTGGAACAACAGCCCATTTTGTTGTACTTAGTACCCAGAGAAGAAAATgctacggatattttccgaccgtattcgagacgGAATCCGTTTAAAGGAGCTTAGATCTGTTCGTATTCGAGTCTAGATATGCAACATCCTATAccatatccatatccgaatactcaaatcgcatatttataaagtcgatatccaatcgtatcctatccggcatggctgacactatccgtattcgaatcagaatcagaacagaaatatgaaaacaaatgtaatatcagtgatatacGTCCATATCcggtccgttttcatccctacttgtaCCCAATGTATTTCTTTTGAAGAAAATGAGCATGTAGACACTCGTATACATATATGCACACACATTCTATTCTTCCGAGGACCTCAAAAAAACCGAGCCAACATATCTCGAGATTGATGAAACCATCGTAGGCGTCACATTTGAAAGACTACAAAAACAAATATTAATATCGATGAAGTCATCGTAGGCGCCTTTGCTGTCGACAAACAATTCGCCTCATAGTGAAAGAATATCACCATTAAATCATGAAATAAATATTGGAAAATACAAACACCCACATATAAGTCAAGACTTTGAACTTAAATGGACATACCACTATAGACagcctaagagcatctccaagagtttctaatattTTCTTCCTAAAAACCATAGTATCTTCCAACTCTAAAAAATATTGGGAGAAATAAATAAGACCTTCTCCAAAAATTCTAATAATTCACTtccaaaaattaaaattttagtCCCACATTTTTTTTTGTTGGTGACAGTTTTTTTTTCGCACGAGATCGCAAAACTCGATCTACTATCCTGTTCTTCAGCACTACTGTGTTTTCCACCTGCAACAAATTAGCGTAAGCATGGACGTAAATCAAATTTGAGCGAAACAGACAGGGCCGTCGTCGCCGGCGCTTCCCTCCACGCCTCCGCCGATCCGTAGCCTACCCGAGCCGGCACCCGTGCTCGCTGCAGCAACCGGCCCAGCACCAGGGTCAGGTAGTAGCAGGCCATCAGCCGGCCAGTAGCAGGTCACGCACCAGGCTTTTCCATCAGCCACGATGCAGGTAGCAGCAGCCGCCCATCACCACAGTACCATGGAGCCCCCCAATATTTCCCCAGGACGGCGTGCGCGCGAGGAAGAAGAACCGCGGGAAAAAGTCACAGCGCGCGACGGAGGAGACTGCGTGGGGAAAGAATATACGCGTGACCGGAGTTTGCGCATCTTTATGCGCAGGGAGGGTTTCCCAAGTGCTAAAAGATTAGGAGGTGAGTTTAGAAATTGTTGGAGATGGATTTTATCCATTCTTTCCCAAAAATTAAGGATCGAGAAGCATTATTGGGTACTCTTGAAGATGCTTTAACAAGCTAAATCCTCATTTTGCCTGTTCCGCCGCTTCTATTTGAGAATGAAATTCTTTCCAATATTTCTACTGCTTGTGATTTGTAAAGTGTATCCAAACATTAATGTGATTTGGTTTCAAGGATAGGGGTAGTCCATTACCTTCTTTGTTACCTCACAATTTTGTTTGTCTTGGTGAAGTGAACCGGATCCATCACCACCTCACTTTCTCAATCTCTCAGTCGTCTTAATAACAAAGGATATGGGTTCATCTCACAAAATTCATGGGATTTCGTAATGAACCATTACATTGTACACGAAGTGATTTCTCAAGCGGGACACCTATAACTAGCGGGGTACGGTATGCCCTATAAATATCCGGTGGGTGGCACAGTAATAGACGATGAATTGATGGTCATTTACTCCATAATTTATTGTCACTCTGTTCTGTTTCGTTCCTTCTGACCTCTCGCTCATTCATTCCTGTGGGACCCCCCTCACCCTCGCGTTATCCTCTAGCGGGTAGGAGGCCAAGCAAAGCCCCCACATATGTTATACCTTGGTATGCTTATATGTAGTTGTGTAGGATTGATTCACACTTAGATAGGCAATCAGAGGGGGGTTGAATAATTGCAAAAGtcaaaaactaattttaaaagTTTCCCCTAAACACAAAACTTGCCTCGTTTTCTATTCTGGACAGAACACTGTGCCTCTACTAAAAATAATGTCGACCAAAACCTGTATTTCCAATTGATCTCATTGTGTCTGATGGTGACGAGAATTAATCAAGCCTAAATTCGTGATTAAACAAAATCTATAAAAGATTAATCAACGAAACTTATCAAATCGCACGCTTGATGCCCTAGCACTGTTTTAGATAGATTAAATCAAGTCTAAACTTGCAACCAACAAAATCAATCTAAAACTGAAAGCTAGGCATCTAAATCAAAGAGCTGAGCAAAGGAACAAGATTACCAACACCATCAATTATCAAAACTTGATCTTTATTGCATAGAAGTGTTCACAAgatgcaccacacaagcatccatataaGAATTCTCCACGAATTCCAAACCCTTAGAAACAGCCACCCTGCTGCCTCTTCTCCGCCAGGGCGGCGGGAGAAGGCGGTTGGGACGGGATGGCGGTAGGGGCGTCGCAGCGAAGCTCGCTAGCGCCCTGCCCTGGGATTAGGGTGGGGCGGGGTCGAAGGGCGAAGACGGGAGGTGGGTGGCATGGCAAGGCGGTGGGAGCCGTCAGTGGTGGGGGCAGGGGCGAGGAGGAGGACGGTagagcactagtagagaaacgacttttgattcacttcaaaatttggctttagtcccagtatttttcgcgcccgggactagagaaacctttaatcccggttggtagctccaaccgggaataaaggtccctgcccaacggctactgcggcaggcttttgctgctggggacctttagtcccggttggagctactaaccgggactaaaggttaacttttactcccagttggtccctccaaccgggagtaaaagtctactcccggctggaggcttcatccgggactagaaagggacctttagtcccagttgctgtctccaaccgggactaaaaatcccctcctatataccccttcttcctccccgagcccgagccacttcgagctctgtgttcttgcttcatcgccggtaatcacaagatttcttcgattccttcatcgattcttcagttctaaaggttaccaactttatactctcatgttttatcagtagcatatctcattttgtggactagatatatgtagttttttatggtggattttttaatttgtaagccatttaagctcaaaatcactttaaagtttgcatatttggaggaaggaaggttaaagtagttattcaaaactagtattcaactttcatttctagcatgcatagcacacttcatggtttagagatatagaaaattttagagtttttttaattttatttgtttataaaataagaaatttatattatattaaaaatgagtatagagagtagatggcaactgcttctgggtcctcggcctctcatcgggttccaaagcgactgaggccagacctccctctcattgcatgcggcaagtgtgaggagaagattgtgatggagtaccgggtgagaaaggagtgtcccaacaagggccgtatcttctacaagtgtccggatcgcaatgtgagttattttgtcgcatttgatgattatggttaatttatacttattttcatgatgattgtgattaaagttctaattttttgttttaatttcagtgggatggcactggatgttcaggctggtactgggaggaagtgtatgttgaacacgtgcaaaactctcttgtaCAGGCGGCAAcgacggctgatgaggcagtgaacctgcagaagaagcccatagatgttgaataaacgcatgatctgtctgttttagttgggattggtcgcgaaatccttatgctgctgaagtacattttagctttagtttttttagtggtagttgggattgtctacattgtagcgagactttcataaattaataccttgtgtggtggcatgcatgtcgtataattaactaattatgttctaggttttaatatggtatgtatgtcatgtaatgcagatgagccggcattggatgtacaatgctgatcgtcgctcccaagagttcattgagggcgtgcattctttcttatgtgtggccgagacaaacaaacgtgatggtttcatatgctgcccatgtgccatatgtaagaatttgaaggaatatgctagctcaaggagtcttcattcacacttgttgaagtcgggtttcatgccaaactatatttgttggacaaggcacgaagaaaccagggttgtaatagaagaaggtgaagaagaacaatgggacgatgatgacattattgctgaatatggtgccttcaatgatattgcaatggggaagctgaagaagaggtaggggcagaagatgagcccgctgatgatcttgatcAGGCCAtttgtgatgcacaaagagaatgcgaaagtaaaaaggagaagatcaagttcgagcgcatgctagaggattacaagaaattgctatacccaacttgtgatgcggggcagaaaaagttgggtaccacactgaaattgctgtaatggaaggaaaagaatggtgtatctgacaagggatttggggagttactgaaaatcaaaaagaagatgcttccgaaggataacgaattgcccgcttgtagcacctcgggtgtttaaatactaaaacctgccatgtcatcatatgcattgcaaagcatttggcatttagtgaaaattttgatatacatacactaaaacaagtttacctttatgtggtatgtgttgaattgtattgtttgaatcatgttcaaaatttggtttgatttgaattttcaagaaaaccctgattttcagtatttaaatcctaccctgaaaacccatttcaaaatctaagcacattttggggttgatccttaaagcaaaagtgtagagcttggcaagttatacaaagtttgtttttggagttttcaaagttgttatgaaaaatttgaagtaatttaaaaaggcaaaattctttaaatgtcccctatttgaattcaaatttgcatttcaaaatgtagaccaaattagggggtggttataaaagcaaagttgtagaactttagattttgagcaacttttatttttggagatttttgagttgttatacaaatttgggagtaatttggattttaaagcgAGTGGCAATTTGGTAATTAGTTGGAACAGTGGAAGTAGGCACACTCTCGCCATCAGTGAGCTTCCACCGGCTTCTATGTGCGCCCTCAGGCGCCACCTCTGGTCTTGACATGTCCGCATCGTCATGGCGTGTCAAGCGCACCGTTCCCCACCGCTTTTCGCCTGCTGGTTAAGTCTCGAACGTCGTCGTCGTTTTCTTTTCTCCTCTGTttcccgccgctgccgccgtagctccgtcgagctcgcctcgcctcctcagcgcaaaCCAACCTCGGTAAAGTAGTGTCCCAGCTCTGTCTCCTCCTTGTGAACCCAGCCAAACAACTTTGGTCGCCTGATTCCGCGGGGAACCCGCTGTACgcacctttcttcctcgcggccggcaacctcgccgtcgcaagcgcgtcgccgtggccagcgcgctacggtCTGCCTCTGACCTTGCAAAGCCTTGTTTCAGCTTCGTCTCgttgccgtggtgcttaataccttattgcttgatcgttttgtccactgcagtcgccggaacaccgccatcgacgatgttttgctccgccgtgtttGCTCAGATCGTCGAAccaccttgctgttgctccttcgacctcgctctttgctccaacgcgttcggggtgagctactagaCCTTCCTGTGCTGTTTATTTAATCGTTACCGAGCTCCTATCACCGACGCAGTGTCGCCgagccaccgtgtccgccatggccggtgccaAGCTCGGGTTGTGCCATAATCGGTGCAAGTAGGGAcatcagtaggtgcgcctagtcttggtggacGTGTTGGTGTCTTCGccatcgccgttggtctcaccggcggcgagaactCGCCGGTCAGCACGTAGTCGCCGTAGTCAAACGcgggaggttggggatgacaggtgggtcctcgttgtcagtgactcagcgttcaaaatggattttccTATTTTggagatttgaatgaatagtgataatttttgttatttttgtgtagaattatttagagttccaaaaattatcaaaatttttgtgtgacctctctgtgatgtatattat
It encodes:
- the LOC136460984 gene encoding uncharacterized protein, which produces MAKYTAAAAEDFILLRCFDGDEFHVPSALARRSGAVAASMDTGEHAATGAVPVPSGITGRVLAAVIAYWIGRDAVGTGDLGRYDEEYVAGLSHDARVDIINAAFHLGERGLLELFGPPVAPCA